The Streptomyces achromogenes genome window below encodes:
- the pyrH gene encoding UMP kinase, giving the protein MTTKAQKSDDGKVHGRFLLKLSGEAFSGGGGLGVDPDVVHKIAREIAAVVRDGAEIAVVIGGGNFFRGAELQQRGMDRARSDYMGMLGTVMNCLALQDFLEKEGIDSRVQTAITMGQVAEPYIPLRAVRHLEKGRVVIFGAGMGMPYFSTDTTAAQRALEIDAEALLMGKNGVDGVYDSDPKTNPAAVKFDALGYGEVITRELKVADATAVTLCRDNKLPILVFELLAEGNIARAVKGEKIGTLVDEQGGRA; this is encoded by the coding sequence ATGACCACCAAGGCCCAGAAGAGCGACGACGGCAAGGTACACGGCCGGTTCCTGCTGAAGCTTTCCGGAGAGGCGTTCTCCGGCGGCGGGGGCCTCGGCGTGGACCCCGACGTGGTGCACAAGATCGCCCGCGAGATCGCCGCGGTCGTGCGCGACGGAGCCGAGATCGCGGTCGTCATCGGCGGCGGCAACTTCTTCCGCGGCGCCGAACTCCAGCAGCGCGGCATGGACCGCGCACGCTCGGACTACATGGGGATGCTCGGCACCGTCATGAACTGCCTCGCCCTCCAGGACTTCCTGGAGAAGGAGGGCATCGACAGCCGGGTGCAGACCGCCATCACCATGGGCCAGGTCGCCGAGCCGTACATCCCGCTGCGCGCCGTGCGGCACCTGGAGAAGGGCCGTGTGGTGATCTTCGGCGCCGGCATGGGCATGCCCTACTTCTCCACCGACACCACCGCCGCGCAGCGCGCCCTGGAGATCGACGCCGAGGCGCTGCTCATGGGCAAGAACGGCGTGGACGGCGTCTACGACTCCGACCCCAAGACCAACCCGGCGGCCGTCAAGTTCGACGCCCTCGGCTACGGCGAGGTCATCACGCGCGAGCTGAAGGTCGCCGACGCCACGGCGGTCACGCTGTGCCGCGACAACAAACTCCCGATCCTCGTCTTCGAGCTCCTCGCGGAGGGCAATATCGCTCGCGCCGTCAAGGGTGAGAAGATCGGCACGCTTGTGGACGAGCAAGGCGGCCGAGCCTGA
- the frr gene encoding ribosome recycling factor — protein MIEETLLEAEEKMEKAVVVAKEDFAAIRTGRAHPAMFNKIVADYYGAPTPINQLASFSVPEPRMAVVTPFDKTALRNIEQAIRDSDLGVNPSNDGNIIRVVFPELTEERRRDYIKVAKGKGEDAKVSIRAVRRKAKDAIDKLIKDGEVGEDEGRRAEKELDDTTAKYVAQVDELLKHKEAELLEV, from the coding sequence GTGATCGAAGAGACCCTCCTCGAGGCCGAGGAGAAGATGGAGAAGGCCGTCGTCGTCGCCAAGGAGGACTTCGCCGCGATTCGCACCGGCCGTGCGCACCCGGCGATGTTCAACAAGATCGTCGCCGACTACTACGGCGCGCCGACGCCGATCAACCAGCTGGCCTCGTTCTCCGTGCCGGAGCCGCGCATGGCGGTGGTGACCCCGTTCGACAAGACCGCGCTGCGCAACATCGAGCAGGCGATCCGCGACTCCGACCTGGGCGTCAACCCGAGCAACGACGGCAACATCATCCGCGTGGTGTTCCCCGAGCTCACCGAGGAGCGCCGCCGCGACTACATCAAGGTCGCCAAGGGCAAGGGCGAGGACGCCAAGGTGTCCATCCGCGCGGTCCGCCGCAAGGCCAAGGACGCGATCGACAAGCTGATCAAGGACGGCGAGGTCGGCGAGGACGAGGGCCGCCGTGCGGAGAAGGAGCTCGACGACACCACCGCGAAGTACGTCGCCCAGGTGGACGAGCTCCTGAAGCACAAGGAAGCAGAGCTGCTCGAGGTCTGA
- a CDS encoding phosphatidate cytidylyltransferase, with amino-acid sequence MNDSSWGSPPHAGPRAGYWGPVDQGQGPVQGAAPAGPAYDAPEAQQTRPMPIVPDVPAHGGHQDDDRGAARPGGPLFRDENYGGAPYGTQPYGDASRVNDTPSAQPPAAVPQNPEPMSDAPQPAPAPQKKSAGRDLGAAIGVGVGLGAVIVASLFVVKAVFVGVIAVAVVVGLWELTSRLQERKGIKAPLVPLAVGGAAMVVAGYVRGPEGAWVAMALTALAVLVWRMTEPPEGYLKDVTAGVFAAFYVPFLATFVALMLTADDGAFRVLIFLLLTVVSDTGAYAVGWRFGKTKLAPRISPGKTREGLLGAVSFAMVAGALCMQFLIDDGTWWQGLLLGFAVAVSATLGDLGESMIKRDLGIKDMGTLLPGHGGIMDRLDSLLPTAPVVWALFVLFAGSS; translated from the coding sequence ATGAACGACTCTTCCTGGGGCTCACCGCCGCACGCCGGACCGAGGGCCGGGTACTGGGGGCCCGTCGACCAGGGGCAGGGACCTGTCCAGGGGGCCGCCCCGGCGGGTCCCGCGTACGATGCGCCTGAGGCGCAGCAGACTCGCCCCATGCCCATCGTCCCCGACGTACCCGCACACGGCGGTCACCAGGATGACGACCGGGGGGCCGCTCGGCCGGGCGGCCCCTTGTTCCGAGACGAGAACTACGGCGGCGCGCCCTACGGCACCCAGCCCTACGGCGACGCCTCCCGCGTCAACGACACCCCGTCGGCACAGCCCCCTGCGGCGGTGCCGCAGAATCCGGAGCCCATGTCCGACGCCCCTCAGCCTGCGCCCGCACCGCAGAAGAAGAGCGCGGGCCGAGACCTGGGCGCGGCCATAGGGGTCGGCGTCGGGCTCGGCGCCGTGATCGTCGCGTCGCTGTTCGTCGTCAAGGCCGTGTTCGTCGGGGTGATAGCGGTCGCCGTCGTCGTGGGGCTGTGGGAGCTGACCAGCAGGCTGCAGGAGCGCAAGGGCATCAAGGCGCCGCTCGTGCCGCTCGCGGTCGGCGGGGCCGCGATGGTCGTCGCCGGATACGTCCGGGGACCCGAGGGCGCCTGGGTCGCCATGGCCCTCACCGCGCTCGCGGTGCTGGTCTGGCGGATGACCGAACCGCCCGAGGGCTACCTCAAGGACGTCACCGCCGGCGTCTTCGCGGCCTTCTACGTTCCGTTCCTGGCCACGTTCGTCGCCCTGATGCTCACCGCCGACGACGGCGCCTTCCGCGTTCTGATCTTCCTGCTCCTGACGGTCGTCAGCGACACGGGCGCGTACGCCGTCGGCTGGCGCTTCGGCAAGACCAAGCTCGCCCCGCGCATCAGCCCCGGCAAGACCCGCGAGGGACTGCTCGGCGCGGTGTCGTTCGCGATGGTCGCCGGTGCGCTGTGCATGCAGTTCCTGATCGACGACGGCACCTGGTGGCAGGGTCTGCTGCTCGGCTTCGCCGTCGCGGTCAGCGCCACGCTCGGCGACCTGGGCGAATCCATGATCAAGCGGGACCTGGGCATCAAGGACATGGGCACCCTGCTCCCGGGCCACGGCGGCATCATGGACCGCCTGGACAGCCTCCTGCCGACGGCACCGGTGGTCTGGGCCCTGTTCGTCCTGTTCGCGGGTTCGAGCTGA
- a CDS encoding ROK family protein, whose translation MVLDIGGTWFRSAVRNADGSLSGVMRVPAVNYLNHPGLSQAQLRQRLVDYVLGESHRLGGGSANAPLPVSISVGAAVNGHTGVILGSGPLWGPGSESFDLAKALSAARADVRWSVINDVTALAAYFASRSAYRHAKKISVLTISTGIACRTIEVANRRVPLHPLFGVQGEIGHMPIDFHAAGRVLDLPCDCGGPSHLNAYCSGRGIPRVMARLASALERPQWLDPALLQDPSLWAALLLEGLATSDPAATELLHSVVKPVAQSIVSLLTVDPEVTRIVVTGGVPQSLGHAYQDAVHRTLEKLGMYMIIDSDPRYFRTTVEFAGVDDSAGLLGAALAAKPLARPSVGHLLSHRTRRMDEQQSVTYDAVLTRGGAARALVRSLASLGAVRPVILADAAVSEIYGPDLVAELDAAGLRPLLRAVPSGESAKNWKALELILQTLESAEVSRRLHPVVALGGGAVLDAVGLAAGLYRRGVPYVRVPTSLVGLIDAGVGAKVAVNEFGHKNRLGLFYPPVNTILDVRFLRTLPHRFMVSGIAEAIKISVVADETLFGLLEFDSHRLSDPAFYQTEKGLEAVGRAADAMMSSLSGNLWERGLDRAVDFGHSVSSLIEMSGLSVTHGEAVAIDMALTLEVGRERGITPPDVVDRVICLIKAVGLPVYSASVTADQLFESLGETAAHRGGSQRFPLIQQVGHPPVFVSDVERNEVGEAWSRLSGHGE comes from the coding sequence GTGGTCTTGGACATCGGGGGAACGTGGTTCCGCAGTGCTGTGCGGAACGCGGACGGTTCCCTGTCCGGCGTGATGCGTGTGCCGGCGGTCAATTATCTGAATCATCCAGGGCTGTCACAGGCACAGTTGCGCCAGCGACTCGTCGATTACGTTCTCGGTGAGTCCCACAGGCTGGGGGGTGGGAGCGCGAACGCGCCCCTGCCGGTCAGCATCTCTGTCGGTGCGGCAGTCAATGGGCACACGGGCGTCATACTCGGCTCCGGGCCCCTCTGGGGCCCGGGCTCCGAATCGTTCGATCTCGCAAAGGCACTCTCCGCGGCGAGGGCTGACGTCCGGTGGTCCGTGATCAACGATGTGACCGCGTTGGCCGCCTACTTCGCGAGCAGGTCTGCGTACCGCCACGCAAAGAAGATCAGTGTCTTGACGATCAGCACGGGAATCGCCTGCCGGACGATCGAAGTGGCGAACCGGAGAGTGCCCCTGCACCCGCTGTTCGGGGTGCAGGGGGAGATCGGGCACATGCCGATCGACTTCCACGCCGCCGGACGTGTGCTGGACCTCCCCTGTGACTGCGGCGGTCCTTCCCACCTCAATGCCTACTGCTCAGGTCGTGGCATACCCCGTGTGATGGCCAGGCTGGCGTCCGCGTTGGAACGACCACAGTGGCTCGACCCCGCCCTGCTGCAAGATCCGTCGCTCTGGGCTGCCCTGCTCCTGGAGGGCCTCGCGACATCGGATCCGGCTGCGACCGAACTTCTGCACTCAGTCGTGAAGCCTGTCGCCCAGTCGATCGTCTCGCTGCTGACCGTCGACCCGGAAGTGACGCGGATCGTCGTCACCGGGGGCGTGCCGCAGTCCCTCGGCCATGCATACCAAGACGCGGTGCATCGCACTTTGGAAAAACTTGGCATGTATATGATTATCGACTCGGATCCGCGGTACTTCCGGACCACTGTGGAGTTCGCGGGCGTGGACGACTCGGCCGGACTGCTGGGCGCCGCGCTCGCGGCGAAGCCGTTGGCGCGGCCCTCGGTCGGACATCTCCTGTCTCACCGGACGCGTCGCATGGACGAGCAACAGTCGGTGACGTACGACGCCGTCCTGACCAGGGGTGGAGCGGCAAGGGCGCTCGTCCGCAGCCTCGCTTCGCTGGGGGCTGTCCGACCGGTCATCCTGGCTGATGCGGCAGTTTCCGAGATATACGGCCCCGATTTGGTTGCCGAACTCGACGCGGCTGGGTTGCGTCCGCTTCTTCGCGCCGTGCCCTCGGGTGAGTCGGCGAAGAACTGGAAGGCGCTTGAACTGATTCTTCAGACGCTCGAGTCCGCTGAGGTCTCCCGTCGGCTGCATCCCGTAGTCGCACTGGGCGGCGGGGCGGTTCTCGATGCAGTGGGGTTGGCGGCAGGGTTGTACCGGAGAGGCGTTCCCTACGTGCGCGTGCCCACTTCTCTGGTCGGGCTCATCGACGCAGGGGTAGGGGCGAAGGTCGCTGTCAACGAGTTCGGTCACAAGAACCGTCTGGGGCTGTTCTATCCACCCGTGAACACGATTCTGGACGTGAGGTTCCTCAGGACCCTGCCGCACCGATTCATGGTGAGTGGCATAGCCGAGGCGATCAAGATATCCGTCGTCGCTGACGAGACGCTCTTCGGCCTGCTGGAATTCGATTCACATCGACTTTCTGACCCAGCCTTCTATCAGACGGAAAAGGGGCTCGAAGCGGTAGGCCGAGCAGCCGACGCCATGATGTCGTCGCTGTCCGGCAACCTATGGGAAAGGGGACTCGATCGTGCGGTCGATTTCGGACACAGTGTGAGTTCCCTGATCGAGATGAGCGGTCTTTCGGTGACCCACGGCGAAGCGGTCGCCATCGACATGGCACTCACCCTTGAGGTCGGCCGAGAACGCGGCATCACCCCTCCCGATGTCGTGGACCGAGTCATATGCTTGATCAAAGCGGTCGGACTCCCTGTCTACAGCGCTTCTGTGACAGCCGATCAGCTCTTCGAGAGCCTCGGTGAGACAGCCGCTCATCGTGGGGGGAGTCAACGATTCCCCCTGATCCAACAGGTCGGACACCCACCCGTTTTCGTCAGTGATGTGGAGCGCAACGAAGTCGGAGAAGCCTGGTCAAGGCTCTCTGGTCATGGCGAGTGA
- a CDS encoding ROK family protein: MDSRLTVGIDVGGTKTAAVLMSGCRTVLADTVEPTDRSAPPEQSASQCRRLIDSLLEMTHSARDALHAVGVGLPGLITPDRTFRDSIILPAWRDVDFESLLGSRLGVPVTVDNDTTMAALGHFASLRPHGRPRCLVCLTLGTGVGGAVLLDGKPLRGSDGTAGQIGHLVVEPSGRRCDCGSKGCLNAYASGTAISARYAELKAEESRPHDASAVASNIDLRTALRNGDDAADRALREAVNALTTAVSGMVNVLNPELVVLGGGVAGLGRRLTDPVQAGVSRHSFPAPARRVRVCVAAHGPLTGAVGAAVTAGMLSGTEPSDSFRLCHTVERDTR, encoded by the coding sequence GTGGACAGCCGTCTGACGGTGGGGATCGACGTGGGCGGCACAAAGACTGCCGCCGTTCTCATGTCCGGCTGTCGCACAGTTCTAGCCGATACCGTCGAGCCCACGGATCGCTCAGCCCCTCCGGAGCAATCCGCGAGCCAATGCCGGCGGCTGATCGATTCCTTATTGGAGATGACGCACTCCGCCCGCGATGCTCTGCATGCTGTCGGAGTGGGGCTGCCCGGACTCATTACGCCGGACAGAACTTTCCGGGATTCCATCATTCTGCCTGCCTGGCGTGACGTCGACTTCGAGTCTCTGCTGGGCTCGCGTCTCGGCGTCCCCGTCACCGTCGACAATGACACCACGATGGCCGCGTTAGGACATTTTGCGAGTTTGCGGCCGCACGGGCGTCCGCGTTGCCTTGTCTGCCTCACGCTGGGCACGGGAGTCGGCGGCGCAGTTCTCCTGGACGGGAAACCGCTGCGGGGAAGCGACGGCACCGCTGGGCAGATCGGCCACCTCGTCGTGGAGCCTTCCGGCAGACGGTGCGACTGCGGCAGCAAAGGTTGCCTCAATGCGTACGCCTCAGGAACTGCCATCAGTGCGCGTTATGCCGAGTTGAAAGCCGAGGAATCAAGACCGCATGACGCATCCGCAGTCGCCTCGAACATTGATTTACGGACTGCATTGCGCAACGGGGACGACGCCGCAGACAGAGCGCTGCGAGAAGCGGTGAATGCGCTCACCACAGCCGTATCGGGCATGGTGAACGTGCTGAATCCCGAGCTGGTCGTCCTCGGTGGCGGCGTAGCCGGCCTCGGGCGACGACTGACCGATCCCGTGCAAGCCGGCGTCTCCCGGCACTCATTCCCGGCCCCGGCCCGGCGAGTTCGCGTATGCGTGGCGGCGCACGGCCCGCTGACGGGTGCCGTCGGCGCGGCCGTCACCGCCGGCATGCTGAGCGGCACGGAACCCTCGGACTCCTTCCGCCTGTGCCACACCGTCGAAAGAGACACCCGATGA
- the rlmN gene encoding 23S rRNA (adenine(2503)-C(2))-methyltransferase RlmN → MPKPGELTFVAPRGAQKPPRHLADLSPAERKEVVAEVGEKPFRAKQLSQHYFARYAHDPAEWTDIPAGSREKLREALLPDLMSVVRHLSTDQGTTRKTLWRLFDGTLVESVLMRYPDRVTMCISSQAGCGMNCPFCATGQAGLDRNLSTAEIVHQIVDGMRALRDGEVPGGPARLSNIVFMGMGEPLANYKRVVGAVRALTDPAPDGLGLSQRGITVSTVGLVPAIHRFADEGFKCRLAISLHAPDDELRDTLVPVNTRWKVREVLDAGFEYTERSGRRLSIEYALIRDINDQAWRGDRLGRLLRGKPVHVNLIPLNPTPGSKWTASRPEDEKAFVEAIAAHGVPVTVRDTRGQEIDGACGQLAATER, encoded by the coding sequence ATGCCGAAGCCCGGAGAACTTACATTCGTCGCCCCCCGCGGAGCCCAGAAGCCGCCGCGGCATCTTGCCGATCTCTCGCCCGCCGAGCGGAAGGAGGTCGTGGCGGAGGTCGGAGAGAAGCCGTTTCGCGCCAAGCAGCTGTCGCAGCACTACTTCGCGCGCTACGCGCACGACCCGGCGGAGTGGACCGACATCCCGGCCGGTTCCCGCGAGAAGCTGCGCGAGGCGCTGCTGCCGGACCTGATGTCGGTCGTGCGGCACCTGTCGACGGACCAGGGGACCACCCGCAAGACGCTGTGGCGGCTGTTCGACGGCACGCTCGTGGAGTCGGTGCTGATGCGGTACCCGGACCGGGTGACCATGTGCATCAGCTCGCAGGCGGGGTGCGGGATGAACTGCCCGTTCTGCGCGACCGGGCAGGCCGGGCTCGACCGGAACCTGTCCACCGCCGAGATCGTGCACCAGATCGTCGACGGAATGCGGGCGCTGCGGGACGGGGAGGTCCCCGGCGGGCCCGCGCGGCTGTCGAACATCGTGTTCATGGGGATGGGCGAGCCGCTCGCCAACTACAAGCGGGTCGTGGGAGCCGTGCGCGCTCTCACCGACCCCGCGCCCGACGGCCTCGGGCTGTCCCAGCGGGGCATCACCGTGTCCACGGTCGGGCTGGTGCCGGCCATCCACCGGTTCGCCGACGAGGGCTTCAAGTGCCGGCTCGCGATCTCCCTGCACGCCCCCGACGACGAGCTGCGCGACACGCTCGTCCCCGTGAACACGCGGTGGAAGGTGCGCGAGGTGCTGGACGCCGGGTTCGAGTACACCGAGCGCTCCGGCCGCCGGCTGTCCATCGAGTACGCGCTGATCCGGGACATCAACGACCAGGCCTGGCGTGGTGACCGGCTCGGCCGGCTGCTGCGCGGCAAGCCCGTGCACGTCAACCTGATCCCGCTGAACCCGACCCCGGGCTCGAAGTGGACGGCGTCCCGGCCCGAGGACGAGAAGGCGTTCGTCGAGGCGATCGCCGCGCACGGGGTGCCGGTCACCGTCCGGGACACCCGTGGTCAGGAGATCGACGGCGCCTGTGGTCAGCTCGCCGCCACGGAGAGGTAA
- a CDS encoding thiamine ABC transporter substrate-binding protein — MQNKTFVAAAVGLGLVALSACGSSADEKGTTAESKTVTLVSHDSWAVSKSVLADFEKQSGYRVKVLKDGDAGQAVNKAILTKDHPQGDVFFGVDNTLLSRALDNGLFQPYEAKGLDQVDARYQLDAAKHRVTPVDFGDICVNYDKAYFTEHKLAPPATFDDLVKPAYKDLLVTENAATSSPGLGFVLGTAAQYGDAGWEGYWKKLRANGVKVVDGWDQAYNEEFSGSAGGKKAKADRPLVVSYASSPPAEVVFGDPKPATAPTGVATGTCFRQVEFAGLLDNAADAKGGKALIDFLISKTFQQDMPLNMFVYPVVKGAAVPAEFTQYGPAAEHPETMDPAKIADRRDQWVKSWTSLVLK, encoded by the coding sequence GTGCAGAACAAGACCTTCGTCGCCGCGGCCGTCGGGCTCGGCCTGGTCGCGCTCTCCGCGTGCGGGTCGTCGGCGGACGAGAAGGGCACGACGGCGGAATCCAAGACCGTCACCCTCGTCAGCCACGACTCGTGGGCCGTCTCCAAGAGCGTGCTCGCGGACTTCGAGAAGCAGTCCGGCTACCGGGTGAAGGTCCTCAAGGACGGCGACGCCGGCCAGGCCGTCAACAAGGCGATCCTCACCAAGGACCACCCGCAGGGCGACGTCTTCTTCGGCGTCGACAACACCCTCCTCTCCCGCGCCCTCGACAACGGGCTGTTCCAGCCGTACGAGGCGAAGGGGCTGGACCAGGTCGACGCCCGGTACCAGCTGGACGCCGCCAAGCACCGGGTCACGCCCGTCGACTTCGGCGACATCTGCGTCAACTACGACAAGGCGTACTTCACCGAGCACAAGCTGGCCCCGCCGGCCACCTTCGACGACCTGGTGAAGCCCGCGTACAAGGATCTCCTCGTCACCGAGAACGCCGCCACCTCCTCGCCCGGCCTCGGCTTCGTCCTCGGCACCGCCGCGCAGTACGGCGACGCCGGCTGGGAGGGCTACTGGAAGAAGCTCAGGGCGAACGGGGTCAAGGTGGTCGACGGCTGGGACCAGGCCTACAACGAGGAGTTCTCCGGGTCGGCGGGCGGCAAGAAGGCGAAGGCCGACCGTCCGCTCGTCGTCTCCTACGCCTCCTCGCCGCCCGCCGAGGTGGTCTTCGGCGACCCCAAGCCGGCCACCGCACCCACCGGCGTGGCGACCGGCACCTGCTTCCGGCAGGTCGAGTTCGCCGGGCTGCTGGACAACGCGGCAGACGCCAAGGGCGGCAAGGCGCTGATCGACTTCCTGATCAGCAAGACGTTCCAGCAGGACATGCCGCTCAACATGTTCGTCTATCCGGTGGTGAAGGGCGCGGCCGTGCCCGCCGAGTTCACGCAGTACGGGCCCGCGGCCGAGCACCCCGAGACCATGGACCCGGCGAAGATCGCCGACCGTCGCGACCAGTGGGTCAAGTCATGGACCTCGCTCGTACTGAAGTAA
- a CDS encoding ABC transporter permease, which translates to MAVPVAFFALFFAYPVAAIVARGLDVDGSWRFGRMGDVLAQSDIRQVLWFTLWQALASTALTLLVALPAAYVFARFDFPGKQVLRAVVTVPFVLPTVVVGTAFLALVGRGGLLDELWGVRLDTTVWAILLAHVFFNYAVVVRTVGGLWAQLDPRQEEAARMLGASRLRAWRTVTLPALGPAVAAAALMVFLFTFTSFGVVQILGGPTFSTLEVEIYRQTSEVFDLSTAAVLTIVQFAAVGAILAVHAWTVRRRESALRLVDAAGTARRPRGAGQWALLAGVLGTIGVLLVLPLTVLVQRSFDAPDFAYYRALTSDEGNVFLVPPIDAIGNSLEYAVVATVIAVFVGGLAAAALTRRDAGRLVRGFDALLMLPLGVSAVTVGFGFLIALDEPPLDLRTSWILVPLAQALVGVPFVVRTMLPVLRAVDQRLREAAAVLGASPWRVWREVDLPLVRRALLVAAGFAFAVSLGEFGATVFIARPDNPTLPVAVARLLGRAGEINYGQAMALSTILMVVCAVALLVLERLRTDRTGEF; encoded by the coding sequence ATGGCCGTGCCCGTCGCGTTCTTCGCGCTCTTCTTCGCCTACCCGGTCGCCGCGATCGTCGCCCGGGGACTGGACGTCGACGGCTCCTGGCGGTTCGGGCGGATGGGGGACGTGCTCGCGCAGTCCGACATCCGGCAGGTCCTGTGGTTCACCCTCTGGCAGGCGCTGGCCTCCACCGCGCTCACCCTGCTGGTCGCCCTGCCCGCCGCGTATGTCTTCGCGCGGTTCGACTTCCCCGGCAAGCAGGTGCTGCGGGCCGTCGTGACCGTGCCGTTCGTGCTGCCGACGGTCGTCGTCGGCACGGCGTTCCTGGCGCTGGTCGGCCGGGGCGGGCTGCTCGACGAGCTGTGGGGCGTACGGCTGGACACCACGGTGTGGGCGATCCTGCTGGCGCACGTGTTCTTCAACTATGCGGTCGTCGTACGGACCGTGGGCGGGCTGTGGGCGCAGCTGGACCCCCGGCAGGAAGAGGCGGCGCGGATGCTGGGCGCGTCCCGCCTGCGGGCCTGGCGCACGGTCACCCTGCCCGCGCTCGGCCCCGCCGTCGCCGCTGCCGCGCTGATGGTGTTCCTCTTCACCTTCACCTCGTTCGGCGTGGTGCAGATCCTCGGCGGCCCCACCTTCTCCACCCTCGAGGTGGAGATCTACCGGCAGACCTCCGAGGTCTTCGACCTGTCGACGGCCGCCGTCCTCACGATCGTCCAGTTCGCGGCCGTCGGCGCGATCCTCGCCGTGCACGCCTGGACGGTGCGCCGGCGGGAGTCCGCGCTGCGGCTGGTCGACGCGGCAGGCACGGCGCGCCGGCCGCGCGGGGCGGGGCAATGGGCGCTGCTGGCCGGGGTGCTCGGCACGATCGGCGTGCTGCTGGTGCTGCCGCTCACGGTGCTGGTGCAACGTTCCTTCGACGCGCCCGACTTCGCCTATTACCGTGCGCTGACCAGCGACGAGGGCAATGTCTTCCTCGTCCCGCCGATCGACGCGATCGGCAACTCGCTGGAGTACGCCGTCGTCGCGACCGTCATCGCCGTGTTCGTCGGCGGGCTCGCCGCGGCCGCGCTCACCCGACGGGACGCCGGACGGCTGGTACGCGGATTCGACGCGTTGCTGATGCTGCCGCTGGGCGTCTCCGCGGTGACCGTCGGATTCGGCTTCCTGATCGCCCTGGACGAGCCTCCGCTGGACCTGCGGACCAGCTGGATCCTCGTTCCGCTCGCGCAGGCGCTGGTCGGCGTCCCCTTCGTGGTGCGGACCATGCTGCCGGTGCTGAGGGCGGTGGACCAGCGGCTGCGCGAGGCGGCCGCCGTACTGGGCGCGTCCCCGTGGCGGGTCTGGCGGGAGGTGGACCTGCCGCTGGTGCGGCGGGCGCTGCTCGTCGCAGCCGGGTTCGCCTTCGCGGTGTCGCTGGGGGAGTTCGGGGCGACCGTGTTCATCGCGCGGCCCGACAACCCGACCCTGCCGGTCGCCGTGGCGCGGCTGCTCGGCCGGGCCGGAGAGATCAACTATGGCCAGGCGATGGCCCTTTCGACGATTCTGATGGTGGTGTGCGCGGTGGCTTTGCTGGTGCTGGAGCGACTGCGGACCGACCGGACGGGGGAGTTCTGA
- a CDS encoding ABC transporter ATP-binding protein, which translates to MLLELERATVRFGGRAVLDEVGLAVAEHEVVCVLGPSGSGKSTLLRAVAGLQPLDSGRVSLDGRDQAGVPAHRRELGLMFQDHQLFPQRDVGGNVAFGLRMRGMPKDGRGDRVRELLELVGLPGAANRAVAALSGGEQQRVALARALAPRPRLLMLDEPLGQLDRSLRERLVVELRELFGRLGTTVLAVTHDQGEAFALADRVVVMRDGRIAQSGTPLEVWQRPADAFVARFLGFDNVVAATVTGEAAVTPWGKVPVPAGSGQGARTLLVRPAGVRLAGADEGLRCTVAARTFRGTHVAVRLQPEDAPALEAACALRDAPEVGDTVGVFFDSAETVVLD; encoded by the coding sequence ATGCTGTTGGAGCTGGAACGCGCGACCGTGCGGTTCGGCGGGCGCGCCGTCCTCGACGAGGTCGGTCTCGCGGTCGCCGAGCACGAGGTGGTGTGTGTGCTCGGGCCCAGCGGCAGCGGCAAGTCGACGCTGCTGCGGGCGGTCGCCGGGCTCCAGCCGCTCGATTCCGGACGGGTGTCGCTGGACGGACGCGACCAGGCCGGGGTGCCCGCGCACCGGCGCGAGCTCGGGCTGATGTTCCAGGACCACCAGCTGTTCCCGCAGCGGGACGTCGGCGGCAACGTGGCCTTCGGGCTGCGGATGCGCGGTATGCCGAAGGACGGGCGGGGCGACCGGGTGCGGGAGTTGCTCGAGCTGGTCGGGCTGCCGGGGGCGGCGAACCGCGCCGTGGCCGCGCTCTCCGGCGGTGAGCAGCAGCGGGTGGCGCTGGCCCGGGCGCTGGCCCCACGGCCCCGGCTGCTGATGCTGGACGAGCCGCTGGGGCAGCTGGACCGGTCGCTGCGCGAGCGTCTCGTCGTGGAACTGCGGGAGCTGTTCGGCCGGTTGGGCACGACCGTGCTCGCGGTCACGCACGACCAGGGCGAGGCGTTCGCGCTCGCCGACCGGGTCGTGGTGATGCGGGACGGCCGGATCGCCCAGTCGGGCACGCCCCTCGAGGTGTGGCAGCGGCCGGCGGACGCTTTCGTGGCCCGCTTCCTCGGCTTCGACAACGTGGTGGCGGCGACCGTCACGGGCGAGGCGGCGGTCACGCCCTGGGGGAAGGTGCCGGTGCCGGCCGGGTCCGGTCAGGGGGCGCGCACGCTGCTCGTGCGGCCCGCCGGCGTCCGCCTGGCCGGCGCGGACGAGGGGCTGCGCTGCACGGTCGCCGCGCGCACCTTCCGCGGCACCCATGTCGCCGTCCGCCTGCAGCCGGAGGACGCGCCGGCGCTCGAGGCGGCGTGCGCGCTGCGGGACGCGCCCGAGGTCGGCGACACCGTGGGAGTTTTCTTCGACTCGGCCGAAACCGTGGTGCTCGACTGA